One genomic segment of Kocuria rhizophila DC2201 includes these proteins:
- a CDS encoding TetR/AcrR family transcriptional regulator produces MSEASAVTEDVVTRSIRMLADHGYMETTVEQLAQAAGISRATFFRKYGSKEDVVFADHAATLERLEALLQRPGLSPQDGLVEGAQLVFRHNLDHAQRAFARHDLLQRVESLRDREIAMSSRYERVFHAFLRAALPDSPDRRVTAVALPAATVAVHNAFLRTWLRGPRPGQGEQLAAALSRRVVWLCALFGVIHQETAPSGSPVDLSFSSAQVSLELDDAAAPPYAHGSPSPAGRPTANDAASSGAGAPGSWSPAGATAPAGTSSSSDASAGDAAAPPGAAPSGPSSSGGTPSSPDVSADDDAATQEAAPSGPQLLRGTPSALYAPAEDDAATPEADPPGSSAGAPVGGGVDTARGRDVGADPDGSAAGPGEHGEPALANPRGGVVGGNRTDTVWVGGDAPIVVLVPRGGNPADVAERTARSVYEALRG; encoded by the coding sequence ATGAGTGAGGCCAGCGCCGTCACCGAGGACGTGGTCACGCGCTCCATCCGCATGCTCGCGGACCACGGGTACATGGAGACCACCGTGGAGCAGCTCGCCCAGGCCGCAGGCATCAGCCGGGCCACGTTCTTCCGCAAGTACGGCAGCAAGGAGGACGTCGTCTTCGCGGACCACGCGGCCACCCTGGAGCGGCTGGAGGCCCTGCTGCAGCGCCCGGGACTGTCCCCGCAGGACGGCCTGGTGGAGGGCGCGCAGCTCGTGTTCCGCCACAACCTGGACCACGCGCAGCGCGCGTTCGCCCGGCACGACCTCCTGCAGCGCGTCGAGTCCCTGCGGGACCGTGAGATCGCCATGTCCTCGCGCTACGAGCGGGTCTTCCATGCCTTCCTGCGTGCCGCCCTGCCCGACTCCCCGGACCGCCGCGTCACGGCAGTGGCGCTGCCCGCGGCCACCGTGGCGGTGCACAACGCGTTCCTGCGCACGTGGCTGCGCGGTCCGAGGCCGGGGCAGGGGGAGCAGCTCGCGGCTGCGCTGAGCAGGCGGGTCGTGTGGCTGTGTGCGCTGTTCGGCGTGATCCACCAGGAGACTGCCCCGTCCGGCTCGCCGGTGGACCTCTCGTTCTCGTCCGCACAGGTCTCCCTCGAGCTCGACGACGCCGCGGCGCCCCCGTACGCTCACGGCTCCCCGTCCCCGGCGGGTCGCCCGACCGCGAACGACGCCGCGTCGTCGGGTGCCGGCGCACCCGGATCCTGGTCCCCTGCCGGGGCCACGGCCCCGGCAGGAACCTCGTCCTCGTCGGACGCCTCGGCCGGTGACGCCGCAGCGCCCCCGGGGGCTGCCCCGTCGGGCCCGTCGTCCTCGGGCGGGACCCCGTCCTCTCCTGACGTTTCCGCCGACGACGACGCGGCGACTCAGGAAGCTGCCCCATCGGGCCCGCAGCTGTTGAGGGGGACGCCGTCCGCGCTGTACGCCCCGGCCGAGGACGATGCCGCGACCCCGGAGGCTGACCCGCCCGGGTCCTCGGCCGGTGCGCCGGTCGGGGGCGGGGTGGACACCGCACGCGGGCGTGACGTCGGCGCGGACCCGGACGGGTCTGCGGCGGGACCGGGGGAGCACGGCGAGCCTGCGCTCGCGAACCCGCGCGGCGGCGTCGTGGGCGGGAACCGGACCGACACGGTGTGGGTGGGCGGCGATGCCCCGATCGTGGTGCTCGTGCCCCGTGGCGGGAACCCCGCGGACGTCGCCGAGCGCACGGCACGCTCCGTCTACGAGGCGCTGCGCGGCTGA